CTGGCCCGCAGCAGCGTGGTGGCTCCAGGCAAGGCAGCCGAGCTCAACGGCCAGTCCCTCAATGGCGGGCAAGTGCTCTGCGTCGATAATGAAGACAGCATTCTGATCGGCATGAACAGCCTGCTCACCCGCTGGGGCTGCCAGGTCTGGACCGCCCGCAACCGCGAGGAATGCGCGGCGCTGCTCAAAGAAGGCATCCGCCCGCAACTGGCCCTGGTGGACTACCACCTGGATAACGGCGAGACCGGAACCGAGGTCATGGCCTGGCTGCGCACGCAACTGGGCGAGCCGGTACCGGGGGTCGTGATCAGTGCCGATGGGCGCCCTGAAATGGTCGCCCAGGTCCATGCAGCGGGCCTGGACTATCTGGCCAAGCCGGTGAAGCCGGCGGCCTTGCGCGCCCTGCTGAGCCGGCACCTGCCCCTGGGCTGACGGGCCTTTGGCGGATTACTCCGGCAATTCCAGCTCGCGTCCTTCGGCGTCGGTCATGGCCCGCTCCAGCAAGTCCGCCGGCAAGCTCTTGCTGGCCCGGGCGCCAAGCAGCTTGAGCTGCTCGCTACGGCTGACCAGGTTGCCACGCCCTTCAGTCAGCTTGTTACGCGCAGCGGCGTAGGCCTTGTCCAGTTGTTGCAGGCGATTGCCCACTTCATCCAGGTCCTGGATAAACAGCACGAACTTGTCGTACAGCCAGCCGGCGCGCTCAGCGATCTCCCGGGCATTCTGGCTCTGGCGTTCCTGCTTCCACAGGCTGTCGATCACCCGCAAGGTGGCCAGCAACGTGGTTGGGCTGACGATCACGATATGCCGGTCAAAGGCTTCCTGGAACAGATTCGGCTCGGCCTGCAGAGCCGCGGAAAACGCTGCCTCGATGGGCACGAACAGCAGCACGAAATCGAGGCTGTGCAAGCCTTCAAGGCGCTTGTAATCCTTGCCGGCCAGACCTTTGACGTGATTGCGCAAGGACAGCACGTGCTGTTTCAGGGCCGCCTGGGCGACCTGCGGATCGTCGCTACCGACGTATTGCTGGTAAGCCGTGAGGCTGACCTTGGAATCCACTACCACCTGCTTGTCACCCGGCAACATGATCAGCACGTCAGGCTGGAAGCGCTCGCCATCCGGGCCCTTGAGGCTGACCTGAGTCTGATACTCGCGGCCCTTTTCCAGGCCGGCGTGCTCCAGCACTCGCTCCAGAATCAGCTCGCCCCAGTTGCCCTGAGTCTTCTGCCCCTTGAGGGCACGGGTCAGGTTGGTGGCCTCATCGCTCAGGCGCAGGTTCAGCTGTTGCAGGCGCTCCAGCTCCTTGGCCAGGGAGAAGCGCTCCCGGGCTTCGGCCTGATAGCTTTCCTCGACCCGCTTCTCGAAGGACTGGATGCGCTCCTTGAGCGGGTCCAGCAACTGCCCGAGGCGCTGCTGGCTGGTCTCGGCGAAGCGCTGTTCGCGCTCATCGAAGATCTTCCCCGCCAGCTCGGCGAACTGGGCGCGCAACTCATCCCGCGAGCCTTGCAGATCGGTCAGGCGCTGCTGGTGGCTGTCCTGCTGCTCACGAAGCTCGGCATTCAAGGACGCCGCCAGGGCATCCAGCCGGCGCAATTCGTTTTCTTTGGCGGCCCGTTCCAGGTTCCAGGCGTGGGCGGCATCACGGGCGTTATCGCGCTCGATCTGCAGCAATTCGACCTCGCGGCGCAGGGCTGCCAGGTCCGCCTGCTTCAGAGCATTGGCCTGGCTCAGGTCGCTGACTTCATCGCGGCTGGCATCCAACTGTGCTGCCAACCCCTCCTGGGCCAATTGGGCCGTGGCCAGGCGCTCTTCCAGCAGGCTCAGCTCAGTCTGGCTGGAACTGGCCCGGCGTTGCAGTTGCCAGGCCAGAACCAGTAGCGGCAGCGCCGCTCCCGCCAGGCCAAGCAGCAAGCTGGTCAAGTCCATAGCCATAGCGATTCCTGCCGTAGAAAGAAGAAATGAAGGTTAACCAAGCGTCCGAGTGTTGGACAGCTCAGTCTTCGATCCGGCCCAGCTCCAGTTGCGCACGGCGGTCGCCGGCACGGGCAGCCTGGCGCAACAGGTCATGGCCGATGCGACGATCACGGGCGTTGCCGCATTCGCGGCACATCAACTGGCCCAGGCGACTCTGCGCCGCGACCACGCCTTCCCGGGCCGGCTGCTTGAGCAGGCGTCCAGCAAAATGCTTGACGTTGGGGTTGTGACCAAGGCGCGGGCTGTCCAACAGCCAGAGAGCAACGCGCAGGGAAAACCGCTTGGGTTCGGTAACACTGGCAGGGGTCGCGGTAACAGAAGGTGATACGGAGCGAAACTTCATAAAGCACTGTGGGGCAGATCGAAAGGCGCGCCACTCTACTCCTTTTTTCGCCCGGGTAAAGCCTAAAAGAGCCAGTACGCCCGTCCTAGAGCAAGCGCTTGGGACAATCCACAGAAGCTGTGGATAACTCAGTGGACAACCCCTCCACAACCCTCCCAAAGCCCCATGAGACGGGCCTTGCAGTCAAACTGACGATTTTTTCACCAGTAAAAAAAAGCGATGTTTATCATTGACTTAAATTCTCGAGACAGGCTAAGGGGCGGGCGTCGGGGAAGGTGACAACGGGGTGACACGCTGCGCAACAAGTGTGCACAACCTTGCGCAGATTAACGCCGGTAACGCACTGTTTTCGTACACGCCACAACAGCAACGGTTACACAGCTGATGCTTGAGCCTCTGGCCTCTTCTGAAAGTTTTTTCCTAGCACACTTGCATTATGTCGTTCAACCAAATAGAATCCTCGCCGTTAGTACCAAGCTGAAAGTCAATTCTGGTCGAACAAGTCCCATCGACAGCGTCTCCAACCGAGCACAACGTCGAACACCAAGGACCGACCACCTCGATGGTTTCCAGGTAAAGCTCACCCTCCCGCCCTTGATACGAATTCAACGGCAGTGCTCGAGCCATTTACTCTGACCGAACCAACCTGCAAATTGATCAGGATCTCCACCCTGGGCCCCGAACCTTTGCCCTTGCTGTGTTGCCTGCCCTCCTAAGTACCTACCTGCCAGCCCTAGCGCAACCAATCAACGCGCTGCAACTGGCTGCTTTGTTCCAGTCAGGTTCTTCGTTTGACCAATGCTGGTCGACGTTTACTGGAACGTTTTAACGTTGCACGGTTCTTAACCGTGTCATTTGTAGGAACACCTAATAATTATGTCTACTCAAATCCAGACTCAGGATGCCATTCGCACCCTAACCCACGCCTTTGCACCGTTGAACTGCCTGATCATGGCCGCTCGCAAAGGTTGCTTCAGCTTCACCCTGGTCAACGAACATGGGATCGCCCGTCACAGCGAACGCCTGTATCCCGACCAGTATTCCAGCGCCGAACCGCTGCAGGCAGTGATCGAACGTGCGCGCCAGGCCCTGGTTGCCTGATACGCCGAACTGCTGAAAACCCTGAAAAGCCTCGCCTGATCGCGGGGCTTTTTATTGCCTGCAATTCGCCCATTTACCCTACAGAGAAAAGTACCAATCGATATAAGGCTTATAACAAGAGGACGGAAATATTTTAAAAACAGTCCTTTACAGCACAGATATGACACTACACTTCAACTCAAGCGGCCTGAACCGCTTCCGGCAAACCTGATCCTTTTTTGCTGCCAAGCGCCCTTCAGGTTTCGCCGGCCATTTCACGCTTCGAGGGCTTTATGGGTATCGCCGCCAGCGAGTTGTGCCGCTATGTGATCCGCCCGACGCTGATGTACCTGGGCAGCCATAGCAAAACCGCTGAAGTCCTGCTGCTGGGCATTGCCGCCAGCCAATCGGCGCTGGGCTCAGCCCTGCACGATCGTCGTGGCCACGGCCTCTACCGCATCACCGAATTGCGCCATCAAGCCCTCTGGGACCAGTACCTGGCACTGGATCCGGAACGGGCCAGCCTGGTTCGCGGGCTCGCCAGCCAGCATGCGTTCCTCAGCGGGCCGCACCTGGAACTGACCGTCAACCTGCGTTACGCCACCGCCATTGCCTGGTTGCTGGTGGAAGAACAACACACGCCGCTCCCCGCTGCCGACGACCTGCTCGGCATGGCCCGCATCTGGAGGAAGACCTTTCAACCACAAGGACGTTTAAGAGATTTCGCCTGCGCCTGGCAGACCTGCATTGCACCGTTAAACCAGGTCGCCTGCTGACAACGACTTTTGCAAAATCGGAGAAAGAAGCCGATTTTGGTCGGATTGTCCTACAAAACCGCTCTAAATCAACTGTTGCAGCCTATAGCGCCGAGATCGAAATGTTGGTAATTTTCGCCTCGGTGATCACCAGGAGTTCTAATAATGAAAAAAGTAATGCTCAAATCCACCATAAGTCTCGCGGTTGCACTTGCCTCTACCCAACTTTTCGCCAGCGGTTTTGCTCTTAACGAACAAAGCATCAGCGGCATGGGTACCGGCTTCGCGGGTCGTTCCTCTTCTGCCGAAGATGCCAGCACCGTTTACGGTAACCCTGCCGGCATGTCCCTGCTGCAACGTGACCAGGTAACTGTCGGCGTTGCGGCAATCGATGCCAAGACCAACCTGAAAAACGTCAAGGGCGGCCCACCCGGCGGCACCAGCGACGGCGACATGGTTCCGTTCACCAGCGTTCCTATGGGGTTCTTCGTCAAACAACTGGGCAACGGCTGGGCATTGGGTCTGGGCGCCTATGCCCCCTTCGGCCTGGTTACCAACTATGAGTCGACTTCTGCCAGCCGCTATTACGGCGACAAGAGCGTAGTCAAGGTCGTCACCCTGCAACCGACCGTCAGCTATGCCTTCAATGACATGGTGTCGATCGGCTTCGGCCCGACCATCAACCGCCTAAGCGGTGAACTAACTTCCGCGACTCCGTTTCCAAACCCTGCGCTCTTCGGCCGCAATGATGGCAGCGTGAAGATCAAGGGTGACGATACCGCCATCGGCTACAACGTCGGCATCATCGTCCAGCCTACCGACACTACTCGCCTGGGCCTGACCTACCACTCGAAGGTCAAGTACAAGCTGGAAGGCCACACCAACATCGCCGGCCCGGGCTTCGGTCCGTTCAATGGCGGCCGTTACGACGCCTCGCTGGACATCACTACTCCGGAAGTCGTCGACTTCTCTGTCACCCAGAAACTGGATGACCAGTGGACCGTCTACGCAGGTAGCACCTGGACTCGCTGGAGCCGCCTGAAAGACATCACCGTCAACAACGAAGGTGTTCCTGCCCTGCTTGGCGGTTCCAGGGGCCCGATCGGCACCATCACCGAGCCACAGAACTGGCACGACACCTGGGCCTCGGCTGTTGGTGTTTCCTACAAGGTCAACAAAGAGTGGGTTCTGCGCAGCGGCCTCTCGGTTGACCAGGCGCCAACCAACAACACCGACCGTTCCGTACGTATCCCTACCGGTGACCGTAAGGCCATCAGCTTCGGTGCCGGCTACAGCCCGACTGAAGACCTGACTCTGGACCTGGCGGTTTCCTACCTGAAGGAAGAAGACGTCAACGTCAACAGAACCGGCAAAGGCAATGCCTACAGCGCTACTTACCAGAACAGCGCATGGGGCTACGGCCTGGGCGCCACCTACAAGTTCTAACGAACTCTAGGCCGCGCAGTTTCAAACCAATAAAAAACCCGCAGATGCGGGTTTTTTATTGGCTAATGAATAGGCTTTCTCAGGATTTCGACGCCAATGCCTTCTCCACCGCTTCGATGAATTCCGGATTGTCCGGTTTGGTCAGGCTGGAAAAGTTGGCAATCACATTGCCCTGGCGATCCACCACGTATTTATAGAAATTCCACTTCGGCGCGCTACTCTGCTGCGCCAGCACCTTGAACAGGTGCACCGCATCCGCCCCCCGAACCTTCTGTGGCTCGGTCATGGTGAAGGTCACGCCGTAATTGACGTAGCAGACCTTGGCAGTCTCCGCGCCATCCTTGGACTCTTGCTTGAAGTCATTGGAGGGCACGCCCACCACTTCCAGCCCTTGATCCTTGTAACGCTGGTACAGCGCCTCAAGGCCTTTGAATTGCGGAGCAAACCCGCAGAAGCTCGCCGTATTGACCACCACCAGCGGCTTGCCGGCAAAGCGCTGGCACAAGTCGATGGATTCCTTGGCGTGCAATTTGGGCAAGGAACCCTGCAACAGGGGCGGACAGTCCGCCGCCCATGCCGAGCCGGCCAAGGTCGCGAGTAAAGCTGGAACCGCAAACCAGCGCATAGCCATGTCCAGAATCCTTGTCAAAGTGTCGGGCTACGACGTTACTCGCCCCCTCGCTCCCCTAGCAAGCGCCCATGCCCAGCTGCATCAGCGCCAGGCCGCCCCGGTGCCAGCCCCACCAGGCCAGCAGCAACAATAGAATGCCGAGGCCCAGGCCGGCACCGCGCAGCAGCCAGCGGTTCATGCCGCGCTGGCCTGCAAACGCGCCACCGGCCGCTCGCGCACCGGCCAGTTCAGTGCCGCAGCCAACAGACTAAGGAGAATCGCCACCTGCCAGATCAAGTCGTAGCTCCCGGTACGGTCATACACCACGCCCCCCAGCCAACCACCAAGGAAAGACCCCAATTGGTGGAACAGGAACACAATGCCGCCGAGCATGGACAGGTTGCGCACGCCAAACAAGGTGGCCACGGTGCCGTTGGTCAAAGGCACGGTGGACAGCCAGAGAAAGCCCATGGCCATGCCGAACAGATAGGCGCTGGCCTGAGTCACCGGCAACCACAGGAACAGCCCGATCACCACCGCCCGTAGCAGATACAGGCCCGTCAGCAGGCGCGGCTTGGACATCCGCCCACCCAGCCAGCCGGCGGTATAGGTACCAAAGATATTGAACAGGCCAATCAGGGCCAGCACCGTGGTGCCCACGGTCGCCGGCAAGTGCTGGTCCACCAGATAAGCCGGCAAGTGCACGCCGATGAACACCACCTGGAAGCCACAGACGAAAAAGCCGAATGCCAACAGCCAGAACCCTGAATGGGAACAGGCTTCACGCAAGGCCTCCATGAGGCTCTGCTCATGCCCCAGCGCCGGCAGCGGTTTGTCCTTGAGCATGCTCACCAATGGCACGATCAAGGCCACCAGCAAGCCCAGCACCAGCAGCGCCGTAGACCAGCCCAGCCAGCCGATCAGCCCCAGGGTTCCGGGGAGCATGGCAAATTGGCCGAAGGAACCTGCCGCACTGGCAATCCCCATGCCCATGCTGCGTTTTTCCGGCGGCAAGGCGCGGCCGACAACACCGAGAATTACCGAGAAGGACGTACCCGACAGACCTATGCCGATCAGCAGCCCGGCACTCAGGGACAGGGTCAGGGCCGAATCCGACAGCCCCATGAACACCAGCCCGACCGCGTACAGCACGCCACCCACCAGTACCACTTTCGCCGCACCAAAACGATCGGCCAAGGCTCCGGTAAAAGGCTGGGCCAGCCCCCAGATCAGGTTCTGCAGGGCAATGGCGAAGGCGAAGACTTCGCGCCCCCAGCCAAACTGCGCGCTCATGGGCGGCAGGAACAGGCCGAAGCCATGCCGGATCCCCAGCGACAAGGCCAGGATCAATGCGCTGCCGAGAAGCACCCAGCCGCTGGTACGCCACATCGATGACATTTTTATTCTCCAGTTACGGGTATGTACCCGCTTATAGTCGAACGAAAGGCGCTCAAGACAGTTCGTTCAGCAAGGCCAACAAGGTTTCACGCTTTTCCACACCCAGGCGATCGATCAACCGCTGCTGAGCCGCTTCCCACGCAGGCAAGGCCGCCACCAGCCGCTCATGCCCGGCCTCGGTCAACAGCACCAGCCGGTTTCGCTGATCGTCGCCTTCCTGCAGGCGCACCAGCCCTGCTGCTTCCAGGACCCGCACATTGCGCCCGAGCGTGCTGCGATCCAGCCCCATGGCTTCCGCCAGGCTGGAAATGCTTGGCTGATCAAGGCGCAACAGGTTGTTCAGCAGAGAATACTGGGCAACGTTGATCCCGAAGCCATCAAGGGCGCCGTCGTAGTACCTGCTGACGCCACGGGCGGCGCGACGCAGGTTGGTGCACAAACACTGAGAGGGAAGCATGATGCGTGTATATACCCGTGATTATTCCAAGGCAAGATTTTTCATGAAAATCGTCAATCCCGTGCTCCACTCAAAGCAGCGCCACCCCGAGCAATACGGCAGTTTCCAACAGTTCAAGCACAGCCCCGGCAGTGTCTCCAGTGGTACCACCCAGGCGCCGCATCATCACTTGCCGCAGCCAGAAGAACAGCACAGCGGCCAGCAGCACTGCCCATAACCCGCTGTAGCCCCCCAGCAGCAAACAGGCCAGCACGCTCAAGCCCAGCACTTGCCGCCCGGCCACACGTGGCAGGTGGTCAGCCAGCGCCTGCCCCAGCCCACCGGCACGCACATAAGGCGTGCAGAGAAACAGGCCCAGCAATGCCCCGCGACCGATCAGCGGCGCCAGCAACAAGGCAAAGCCCTGCTGTTGTTCGATCAGCGCCACCAGGGCGGTGAACTTGAGCAGCAGCACCAGCACCAGGGTCACCACGGCGATCGGACCACTACGGGGGTCCTTCATGATGCTCAGGGTCCGCTCTCGATCGCCAAAGCCTCCCAGCCAGGCATCGGCACTGTCCGCCAGGCCATCCAGGTGCAGACCACCGCTGAGCAGGACCCAGGCGGTCAACAGCAAGGCCGCATGCAGCAACAGGGGAACACCGCCCAGCATGGCATTCAGCACCCACAACAGCACGCCGAACAGCAGCCCCACCAACGGATAGAACAACAGCGAGCGGCCCAGCTCTTCAGGCCGAGGCATGCCCGGCAGGCGGACCGGCAGGCTGCTGAGAAACTGCAAGGCAATCCAGAACGGCAACATCTCAGCCCTCCTCGCTCATCCGGCCTTCGCTGGCGACCTGCAGACGAAACAGCGCGCCATGACCCACTTCAACGTTCAACAACTGCTGGCGCGGCAGCCCTCGAGCCCGGGCCAGCAGCAGGCGCATGACCCCGCCATGGCTGACCAGCAGCACACGCTGCCCGGCGCAGGCCTGGTACAAGCGCTCTATCGCCCCCAGCACCCGCAGGGAGAACAGCTCTACCGGCTCGCCCCCAGGCGGGGTGAATGCATAGGGATCGGCCCAGAAACGCCCCAGATCATCGGCGTCGGTTTCCATCAGCGCCGCCGCGCTCTGCCCTTCCCAGGCACCAAAGTGCAGTTCCTGAAGATCAGGCTCGAGGCTCAGCGGCAACTGCAACCGCTCCGCCAGCTCTTGGGCGAAACGCGCACAGCGCTGCAATGGCGAACTCAGTACCCGGTCCCAGGGGCCCCGCCCCTGGACGGCTTCGCGCATCTGTTGCCAGCCCGTTGCAGTCAACGCATCGTCCAGGCTGCCGCGCAGGCCACCACCCAGTTCGGTTTCACCGTGGCGCAACAGGTCCAGGTACAAGGTCATGCCGGACGATCCGCCACCGCTGCTTCGGCGAAAGTCGCCATCTGCCCGTGCAGGTCACAGGCCAGCCGCAGCAACGGCACTGCCAGGGCGGCGCCGCTGCCTTCACCCAAGCGCAGGCCCAGGTCCAGCAAGGGTTCGGCTTGCAGGGTCTGCAGCACATGCCGGTGCCCGGGCTCGGCGCCCTGGTGGGCGAACAGCAACCAGGGCGCGCAGGCCGGATTCAGACGCACCGCCACCAACGCGGCGACGCTGCAGATGAAACCGTCCACCAGCACCGCAATGCCCTCCTGGGCACACGCCAGGTAAGCCCCCACCAGCGCCGCCACTTCAAAGCCACCCAGGTTGAACAAGGTCTGCAAGGCATCGCCGCGAGAGGCATCGTGCAGCGCCAGGGCACGCTCGATAACCTGCGCCTTGTGATTGACCCCCTCGGCATTCAGGCCGGTGCCCGGCCCGGCCAGTTGTGCCACTGGAATACCCAGCAGGGCACAGGCAATGGCACTGGCTGCGGTGGTATTGCCGATGCCCATTTCACCGCCGATAAACAGCTGGGCGCCGTCGGCATGAGCCCGCAGCGCGCTGTCGCGGCCGGCTTGCAGGGCCTGCTCGCCCTGTGCAGGGGTCATCGCCGGCTCCTGGACAAAATTCTGCGTGCCGGCCCCCAGGTTCAGGTGGCGCACCCCCGGCAGGTTCAAGCCTGGCGTCACTGTGCCC
The DNA window shown above is from Pseudomonas protegens CHA0 and carries:
- the rmuC gene encoding DNA recombination protein RmuC, which gives rise to MLEERLATAQLAQEGLAAQLDASRDEVSDLSQANALKQADLAALRREVELLQIERDNARDAAHAWNLERAAKENELRRLDALAASLNAELREQQDSHQQRLTDLQGSRDELRAQFAELAGKIFDEREQRFAETSQQRLGQLLDPLKERIQSFEKRVEESYQAEARERFSLAKELERLQQLNLRLSDEATNLTRALKGQKTQGNWGELILERVLEHAGLEKGREYQTQVSLKGPDGERFQPDVLIMLPGDKQVVVDSKVSLTAYQQYVGSDDPQVAQAALKQHVLSLRNHVKGLAGKDYKRLEGLHSLDFVLLFVPIEAAFSAALQAEPNLFQEAFDRHIVIVSPTTLLATLRVIDSLWKQERQSQNAREIAERAGWLYDKFVLFIQDLDEVGNRLQQLDKAYAAARNKLTEGRGNLVSRSEQLKLLGARASKSLPADLLERAMTDAEGRELELPE
- a CDS encoding sel1 repeat family protein gives rise to the protein MKFRSVSPSVTATPASVTEPKRFSLRVALWLLDSPRLGHNPNVKHFAGRLLKQPAREGVVAAQSRLGQLMCRECGNARDRRIGHDLLRQAARAGDRRAQLELGRIED
- a CDS encoding OmpP1/FadL family transporter, with the protein product MKKVMLKSTISLAVALASTQLFASGFALNEQSISGMGTGFAGRSSSAEDASTVYGNPAGMSLLQRDQVTVGVAAIDAKTNLKNVKGGPPGGTSDGDMVPFTSVPMGFFVKQLGNGWALGLGAYAPFGLVTNYESTSASRYYGDKSVVKVVTLQPTVSYAFNDMVSIGFGPTINRLSGELTSATPFPNPALFGRNDGSVKIKGDDTAIGYNVGIIVQPTDTTRLGLTYHSKVKYKLEGHTNIAGPGFGPFNGGRYDASLDITTPEVVDFSVTQKLDDQWTVYAGSTWTRWSRLKDITVNNEGVPALLGGSRGPIGTITEPQNWHDTWASAVGVSYKVNKEWVLRSGLSVDQAPTNNTDRSVRIPTGDRKAISFGAGYSPTEDLTLDLAVSYLKEEDVNVNRTGKGNAYSATYQNSAWGYGLGATYKF
- a CDS encoding glutathione peroxidase, whose amino-acid sequence is MAMRWFAVPALLATLAGSAWAADCPPLLQGSLPKLHAKESIDLCQRFAGKPLVVVNTASFCGFAPQFKGLEALYQRYKDQGLEVVGVPSNDFKQESKDGAETAKVCYVNYGVTFTMTEPQKVRGADAVHLFKVLAQQSSAPKWNFYKYVVDRQGNVIANFSSLTKPDNPEFIEAVEKALASKS
- a CDS encoding MFS transporter, which gives rise to MSSMWRTSGWVLLGSALILALSLGIRHGFGLFLPPMSAQFGWGREVFAFAIALQNLIWGLAQPFTGALADRFGAAKVVLVGGVLYAVGLVFMGLSDSALTLSLSAGLLIGIGLSGTSFSVILGVVGRALPPEKRSMGMGIASAAGSFGQFAMLPGTLGLIGWLGWSTALLVLGLLVALIVPLVSMLKDKPLPALGHEQSLMEALREACSHSGFWLLAFGFFVCGFQVVFIGVHLPAYLVDQHLPATVGTTVLALIGLFNIFGTYTAGWLGGRMSKPRLLTGLYLLRAVVIGLFLWLPVTQASAYLFGMAMGFLWLSTVPLTNGTVATLFGVRNLSMLGGIVFLFHQLGSFLGGWLGGVVYDRTGSYDLIWQVAILLSLLAAALNWPVRERPVARLQASAA
- a CDS encoding MarR family winged helix-turn-helix transcriptional regulator: MLPSQCLCTNLRRAARGVSRYYDGALDGFGINVAQYSLLNNLLRLDQPSISSLAEAMGLDRSTLGRNVRVLEAAGLVRLQEGDDQRNRLVLLTEAGHERLVAALPAWEAAQQRLIDRLGVEKRETLLALLNELS
- a CDS encoding adenosylcobinamide-GDP ribazoletransferase — translated: MLPFWIALQFLSSLPVRLPGMPRPEELGRSLLFYPLVGLLFGVLLWVLNAMLGGVPLLLHAALLLTAWVLLSGGLHLDGLADSADAWLGGFGDRERTLSIMKDPRSGPIAVVTLVLVLLLKFTALVALIEQQQGFALLLAPLIGRGALLGLFLCTPYVRAGGLGQALADHLPRVAGRQVLGLSVLACLLLGGYSGLWAVLLAAVLFFWLRQVMMRRLGGTTGDTAGAVLELLETAVLLGVALL
- the cobC gene encoding alpha-ribazole phosphatase family protein, translating into MTLYLDLLRHGETELGGGLRGSLDDALTATGWQQMREAVQGRGPWDRVLSSPLQRCARFAQELAERLQLPLSLEPDLQELHFGAWEGQSAAALMETDADDLGRFWADPYAFTPPGGEPVELFSLRVLGAIERLYQACAGQRVLLVSHGGVMRLLLARARGLPRQQLLNVEVGHGALFRLQVASEGRMSEEG
- the cobT gene encoding nicotinate-nucleotide--dimethylbenzimidazole phosphoribosyltransferase, which gives rise to MSNSWWLEPCKAIDTQMVEQALARQQQLTKPAGSLGRLEPLAVRLAGLQGRLKPGIERLWIAIFAGDHGVVAEGVSAYPQEVTGQMLLNFVSGGAAISVLARQLQAQLEVVDLGTVTPGLNLPGVRHLNLGAGTQNFVQEPAMTPAQGEQALQAGRDSALRAHADGAQLFIGGEMGIGNTTAASAIACALLGIPVAQLAGPGTGLNAEGVNHKAQVIERALALHDASRGDALQTLFNLGGFEVAALVGAYLACAQEGIAVLVDGFICSVAALVAVRLNPACAPWLLFAHQGAEPGHRHVLQTLQAEPLLDLGLRLGEGSGAALAVPLLRLACDLHGQMATFAEAAVADRPA